Proteins encoded in a region of the Paracholeplasma manati genome:
- a CDS encoding zinc ribbon domain-containing protein: protein MSKPIECKKCGKLNRADAAVCWSCGSDIQPKLTPKEAIHEEIKYRHEVLHKRRVRRFWIFTAIIILITFGFVMINSIYGSLRAVPEDAYLSSVEIYDVEGQTYIDVQVEGINMMQTKLKIQSIILSNEDSTLEVSSNKDHLWETEYAYGIFRARLVIATPVSEFTDYNRVQIKFGYMLFQTNLSVPNQNFIITP, encoded by the coding sequence ATGAGTAAACCCATTGAATGTAAAAAATGTGGCAAACTTAACCGAGCAGACGCAGCGGTTTGTTGGTCATGTGGGTCCGATATCCAACCCAAATTGACCCCCAAAGAAGCCATCCATGAAGAAATCAAATACCGCCATGAGGTGTTACATAAACGACGTGTTCGTCGGTTTTGGATATTCACAGCAATCATCATTCTGATTACTTTCGGATTTGTTATGATCAACAGTATCTATGGATCTCTACGGGCTGTACCCGAAGATGCCTATTTATCTTCAGTTGAAATATATGACGTTGAGGGACAAACCTATATTGATGTTCAAGTCGAAGGCATCAATATGATGCAAACCAAACTGAAAATCCAATCCATCATTTTAAGCAATGAAGATAGCACCTTAGAAGTCTCTAGCAACAAAGACCACTTATGGGAAACAGAATACGCTTATGGTATCTTCCGTGCTCGTTTAGTCATCGCTACGCCTGTTTCTGAGTTTACCGATTATAACCGTGTACAAATCAAATTTGGCTATATGCTATTTCAAACCAATTTAAGTGTTCCAAACCAAAATTTCATCATTACCCCATAA